Proteins found in one Tumebacillus sp. BK434 genomic segment:
- a CDS encoding 3-hydroxyacyl-CoA dehydrogenase/enoyl-CoA hydratase family protein — protein MERKIRKVAVIGSGVMGAGIAAHLANVGVPSLLLDIVPQGAEDRNALAKRGRDGLLKQKPAALYSPHNLALIEVGNLEDDLHRLADVDWIIEVVVENLAIKQSLFEKLEGVVRPGTIVSSNTSGLSIAAMVEGRSQAFREHFLGTHFFNPPRYMKLLEIIPGPDTKQDVLDFMAAFAEKRLGKGVVFAKDTVNFIANRIGTYGLMVTVQEMIKRGLGVDEVDALTGPVIGRPKSATFRTLDVVGLDTFVHVANNCHDSVTDVAEQATFVIPDFLQQMVERGMLGQKTKQGFFKKEGKEILALDYETLEYRPRQKLKSASLEAAKLQKTLKDKVRALVYGKDAASEFLWSVLKRTLLYTAERAEEIADDIVNIDKALKWGFNWETGPFETWDLLGVAKSVERMEAEGDTVPAWVKNLLASGKKSFYEEAAGHKSFYTLHGDFQGIEEKKEIISLAALKEQNKVIKKNTGASLIDLGDGVAALEFHSLNQAIGADIIQMMFYAAEEVSKNYKGLVIGNQAKNFCVGANLMMILMEAQDDNWEEIDLIVRQFQNATMALKYLDKPVVAAPFSMTLGGGAEVCFPADKIQGAAESYFGLVEVGVGLLPGGGGNKELLLRNIENAAPGTDLQPMVNRAFETIAMAKVSTSFREGQELGYFRKSDEMTVNNDYLLYDAKQSVLAMAENYRAPVQKKIKVVGEAGFSVLKLGAKQLQLSGYASAHDVKIAEKIATVLSGGRIAAGTEVTEQYLLDLEREAFLSLCGEPLTQQRMQHMLTKGKPLRN, from the coding sequence ATGGAACGTAAGATTCGCAAGGTGGCCGTGATCGGCTCCGGCGTCATGGGCGCAGGGATCGCAGCACATCTGGCCAACGTAGGGGTGCCGAGCCTGCTCCTCGACATCGTGCCCCAAGGGGCAGAAGACCGTAACGCACTCGCAAAACGCGGCCGCGACGGCTTGCTGAAGCAAAAGCCGGCTGCACTCTATAGCCCGCACAACCTCGCCTTGATTGAGGTGGGCAACCTGGAAGACGACTTGCATCGCCTGGCGGACGTCGACTGGATCATCGAAGTTGTCGTCGAGAACCTCGCGATCAAACAAAGCCTGTTCGAAAAGCTGGAAGGAGTCGTTCGCCCGGGCACGATCGTGTCCTCGAACACGTCCGGCCTGTCGATCGCCGCGATGGTCGAAGGCAGAAGCCAGGCGTTCCGCGAACACTTCCTCGGCACGCACTTCTTCAACCCGCCGCGCTACATGAAACTGCTCGAGATCATCCCGGGCCCGGACACGAAGCAAGACGTGCTCGATTTCATGGCAGCGTTTGCCGAAAAGCGTCTCGGCAAAGGCGTCGTGTTTGCGAAAGACACCGTCAACTTCATCGCCAACCGCATCGGCACGTACGGCCTGATGGTCACCGTGCAGGAGATGATCAAGCGCGGCCTTGGCGTCGATGAAGTCGATGCGCTGACCGGTCCGGTGATCGGCCGCCCGAAATCTGCCACGTTCCGCACCCTCGACGTCGTCGGCCTCGACACGTTCGTGCACGTGGCGAACAACTGCCACGACTCGGTGACAGACGTTGCGGAACAAGCGACGTTCGTCATCCCGGACTTCCTGCAGCAGATGGTCGAACGCGGCATGCTCGGCCAAAAAACGAAGCAAGGCTTCTTCAAAAAAGAAGGCAAAGAAATCCTCGCGCTCGACTACGAGACGCTCGAATACCGCCCGCGCCAGAAGCTGAAATCGGCTTCACTGGAAGCGGCGAAACTGCAAAAGACTTTGAAGGACAAAGTCCGCGCCCTCGTCTACGGCAAAGACGCGGCCTCCGAGTTCCTCTGGAGCGTCCTGAAGCGCACCTTGCTCTACACCGCAGAGCGCGCCGAAGAGATCGCCGACGACATCGTGAACATCGACAAAGCGCTGAAATGGGGCTTCAACTGGGAAACCGGCCCGTTCGAAACGTGGGACCTGCTCGGCGTGGCAAAATCGGTGGAGCGCATGGAGGCGGAAGGCGATACCGTCCCGGCTTGGGTGAAGAACCTGCTCGCATCCGGCAAGAAATCTTTCTATGAAGAAGCGGCCGGCCACAAGTCGTTCTACACTTTGCACGGCGACTTCCAAGGCATCGAAGAGAAGAAAGAGATCATCTCGCTGGCCGCTCTGAAAGAGCAGAACAAAGTGATTAAGAAAAACACCGGCGCTTCGCTGATCGACCTCGGCGACGGCGTGGCCGCACTGGAGTTCCACTCCCTGAACCAGGCGATCGGCGCGGACATCATCCAGATGATGTTCTACGCGGCAGAAGAGGTCTCCAAGAACTACAAGGGCCTGGTGATCGGCAACCAGGCGAAAAACTTCTGCGTCGGCGCGAACCTGATGATGATCCTGATGGAAGCGCAAGACGACAACTGGGAAGAGATCGATCTGATCGTGCGCCAGTTCCAAAATGCGACGATGGCGCTGAAATACCTCGACAAGCCGGTCGTGGCGGCTCCGTTCTCGATGACGCTCGGCGGCGGCGCGGAAGTCTGCTTCCCGGCCGACAAGATCCAAGGCGCGGCCGAGTCCTATTTTGGCCTCGTCGAAGTCGGCGTCGGCCTGCTTCCGGGCGGCGGCGGCAACAAGGAGCTGCTGCTGCGCAACATCGAAAACGCAGCGCCGGGCACCGACCTGCAGCCGATGGTCAACCGCGCGTTCGAAACGATCGCGATGGCGAAAGTCTCCACCTCGTTCCGCGAAGGCCAGGAGCTCGGCTACTTCCGCAAGTCGGATGAGATGACGGTCAACAACGACTACCTGCTGTACGATGCGAAACAATCGGTGCTGGCGATGGCGGAGAACTACCGCGCGCCGGTGCAGAAGAAGATCAAAGTCGTCGGCGAAGCGGGCTTCTCCGTGCTGAAGCTGGGCGCGAAACAGCTGCAGTTGAGCGGCTATGCATCGGCGCATGATGTGAAGATCGCAGAAAAAATCGCGACCGTGCTCTCCGGCGGACGCATCGCAGCGGGCACCGAGGTGACAGAACAATACCTGCTCGATCTCGAGCGTGAAGCGTTCCTGTCCCTGTGCGGCGAACCGCTCACACAGCAGCGCATGCAGCACATGCTGACCAAAGGCAAACCGCTCCGCAACTAG